One window of Puntigrus tetrazona isolate hp1 chromosome 14, ASM1883169v1, whole genome shotgun sequence genomic DNA carries:
- the lingo2 gene encoding leucine-rich repeat and immunoglobulin-like domain-containing nogo receptor-interacting protein 2, which yields MVDCLSRVMLHTAVSCWQPLLGLALVAVFVGSTLACPARCECSAQSRSVICHRKRYNAIPDGVPTETRILDLSKNRIPAVNPDDFSVYPHIEELDLSGNIIAYVEPGAFNSLYSLHTLSLKSNRIKLLSLGVFSGLSNLTNLDISDNKVVILVDYMFQDLRNLKSLEVGDNELVYISHRAFSGLLSLESLTLERCNLTVVPTDALSHLHNLVRLHMRYLSISSLHPYSFKKLFHLRHLEIDNWPSLDSVPANSLHGLNLTTLSITNTNMSAFPYQALRHLPYLIHLNLSYSRIRTVEGGLLQDLVRLRELRLAGSQLVSIEPYAFQGIRWLRSLNVSHNRLDTLERGVFHSPEALEVLLINNNPLVCDCRLMWLLQRRHSISFGDTQPECSTPEGIHGRPFREFKETLLSYYVTCTKPKIRENRTQMVSVEEGQSARLHCSAEGTPRPTISWVTPRRRHLTNRSHGRVIVHNNGSLDIKAAEVQDDGVYMCVASNTAGNDTLMVSLAVKSLGSLYANRTQHYTDTSNATANGTNLPNVTFGLDLKTILVSTAMGCFTFLGVVLFCFLLLFVWSRGKGKHKNNIDIEYVPRSKSNGTSAEEADQGAGPRRFNMKMI from the coding sequence ATGGTGGACTGTTTGAGTCGAGTCATGCTGCACACAGCCGTGTCTTGCTGGCAGCCTTTGCTGGGGCTGGCCCTGGTGGCCGTGTTTGTGGGTTCCACTCTGGCCTGCCCCGCTCGCTGCGAGTGCTCCGCCCAGAGCCGCTCTGTCATCTGCCACCGCAAGCGCTACAATGCCATCCCAGATGGAGTCCCAACTGAGACAAGAATCCTTGATCTCAGCAAGAATCGCATTCCGGCCGTCAACCCTGATGACTTTTCTGTCTATCCACACATAGAAGAACTGGATCTGAGTGGGAACATCATTGCCTACGTTGAACCCGGAGCCTTCAACTCTCTCTACAGCCTCCACACACTGAGCTTAAAGAGCAACCGTATCAAGCTCCTCTCTCTAGGCGTCTTCTCTGGCCTCTCCAACCTGACGAACCTGGATATCAGTGACAACAAAGTTGTTATTCTGGTGGACTATATGTTCCAGGACCTGCGTAACCTCAAGTCATTAGAAGTTGGAGATAATGAGCTGGTTTACATCTCCCATCGGGCCTTCAGTGGACTTTTGTCCCTTGAGAGCCTGACGCTGGAGCGCTGTAACTTGACGGTGGTGCCTACAGATGCCCTGTCCCACCTGCACAACTTGGTGAGGCTACATATGCGCTACCTCAGTATTAGCTCTCTACACCCCTACTCATTCAAGAAGCTGTTCCACCTCCGTCACCTAGAGATCGACAACTGGCCATCATTAGATTCTGTCCCTGCTAATTCTCTGCATGGCCTCAACCTCACAACGCTTTCCATTACCAACACCAACATGTCGGCTTTCCCTTACCAGGCTCTTCGCCACCTGCCTTACCTCATACACCTTAACCTCTCCTACAGTCGTATCCGGACAGTCGAGGGTGGACTGCTTCAGGACCTGGTGCGATTGCGTGAGCTGAGGTTGGCTGGGTCTCAATTGGTATCCATTGAACCGTACGCTTTCCAGGGCATCCGCTGGCTTCGTTCGCTAAATGTGTCCCACAACCGCCTTGATACCCTAGAGAGGGGTGTATTCCATTCTCCTGAGGCCCTAGAGGTGCTGCTGATCAACAACAATCCTCTAGTGTGCGATTGCCGACTCATGTGGTTGCTGCAAAGGCGCCATTCCATTTCTTTTGGAGACACCCAGCCCGAGTGCAGCACTCCCGAAGGAATTCATGGACGACCCTTCAGGGAGTTCAAAGAAACACTGCTATCTTATTATGTGACCTGCACTAAGCCGAAGATCCGGGAAAACCGGACTCAGATGGTGTCCGTAGAGGAGGGACAGTCGGCCCGCTTACACTGCAGCGCAGAGGGGACCCCACGGCCCACTATTTCCTGGGTCACCCCTCGCCGGAGGCACCTGACCAATAGGAGCCATGGCAGGGTGATAGTCCACAACAACGGCTCGTTGGATATCAAGGCAGCGGAGGTTCAGGATGAcggtgtgtatatgtgtgtggcCTCTAACACGGCAGGCAATGACACACTTATGGTATCACTGGCAGTGAAAAGTCTGGGCTCGCTGTATGCCAACAGGACCCAGCATTACACGGATACAAGCAATGCCACTGCCAATGGTACCAACCTCCCCAATGTGACCTTTGGCCTGGACCTAAAGACTATCTTAGTTTCTACAGCCATGGGCTGTTTCACATTCCTAGGAGTGGTTCTCTTCTGCTTCCTGCTCCTGTTTGTATGGAGTCGAGGAAAAggcaaacataaaaacaacattgataTTGAGTACGTGCCACGCTCAAAGTCCAATGGGACCTCTGCTGAGGAGGCGGACCAGGGTGCTGGGCCACGTCGCTTtaacatgaaaatgatttaa